acccttctcttccttcccccttttctttctccagcCATCTAACTCCAAATCATGCAAATCATGCAAATcattcatctctcatccatctccccttcccctcccccttccccttccccttctccagCCATCTAACTCCAAATCATGcaaatcatccaaatccaaaccatccatctcctATCCTATCCACCTCCCACTAATCCATTTATCTCActaattcatccatccatccacccatccacctaTCCATCATACCAAATATACACACCCACCcatatacctacctacctacacacccacatacatacaaacaatACTAAATCGAAGTACTGTAAAATCCATTAtcaaataaagaaatattatacaaagaaattccatacaaagaaagaaaggaagcaAGTCCTcatattgattcaaattcaaatcgCTGgttatggaaatggatagaTAAGTGAGTAAGTGAGTAAGTAAACAACCAGGTAAACAAccaagtaagtaagtaacCAAGTAACAAATGAATGATataacaaacaaacaaacaaacacacacacacatatatattgatatagatattaatatttaatttagttTCGTTTGATTTGCAGAGAAGGGTATTATTTataatgcatgcatgcatgatACTGTACAATACAACACATAAAACACATACAACACACTATTGTACAAAGCAAGCATACACAAGGAAATAACCTTCTAATCCTTTTATGTTTTCCAAGCCTAGCCTTGTCTACCAAACAAGATATTCCTCatgcaaaaaaaaaggggaGAGTGCTGTACACATGATATGGTATTCCCATCCATTTATCAGATCATACACACATTACCTATTCGTAATGATCATACAAGGTCTACTTACCCTTTTAGTTTCTTCAATCCTCATGtttctcatcattcattttcctctccttcatttCCCTGTTCCCAtggtttcttctccttgtcACCTGCAAACCAGGTCATTCCAGAACGTCCTAAACTCCTCAATCCACCTTTAATCCAACCCTCTACCTCTTCCTCGCTAACTACTATCTTTTTcgccttctcttcttcttcagctGTCAATTCAGCTTTGCGCATTCGAGAAGCGATTCTCTGATCCAAAACAATGGGTTCTAACCATGTTCTCTCTGGTTCTGTAGGGGTACGAGTGCGAATAGATTTATGccattctttctcctcttcttttaGGAGGGTGGCTTGTTCTGATTCTGGAGATTCGGATTCTGTAGATTCAGATGAGGAATTAGAATCGTGATAGGGACGATAGGTAGCGAGGATGATAGCAGCAGTATCGCGACCGATTTGATCGGCGAGATAGCGACGATTAAGGAAACGACGGAGACGGGTGGGGGTATTGAGAAAGCCGAGGATATGAGGGAAGGAGATTGCGGCTGAAGGGTCTAGTTCTGCAGGGCAAGATGAGGGGAGGGTTGCGGATGCGTAGTCTGAGGTTGAGATGAAGGGGGGTAGGTGTGATggcttttctttcttttcctcggCTGGTTTTTCTTCAGGACTTGGAGTCGTAGAAGATGACGAATCTTCGGATTTAGAGGGATCGGAATTAGCGCTGGTGTGGATTGTTTTTCCTAAGAGGGAATCGACTGGAGTTTCGGCGTCTGAGGTTGGAGCTGGGGTTTCTGCTACTTCTGGACTCTCTGCCACAGGCGTAGGGGGTTCGGTTAATGGACCTAACCAACCTTCATGTACACCCCTGATATATTCTTTCCACGTATGTCGTCCAAGTACTATATCACCTCTTGGCCCATCAAACTCTTTAATCCCAGCATTTTTCCTTGTCGATAAAATAGGATCCTGTCCCTCTTTACTCTCCTCAAATGGTAATCTTGCATTACGAATCTTCTCCGCCAATTCCGCTCGAATAtctccctctttccttccctGAATAAATTCCCAATCCAAACCTGAAGCTACCAATATAGGCTTAACGTATTCCTTGAAATGATCTTGCGCAATCCGTAATCCGTCAGTTGGAGGCCCTTCGAGGAAGACAGTAAGTTTCCTTGGCATAGTACGAGAATCCCCTAGAGGCTCTTTCGCAATATGTTCCACCAATTTACACCATTTTCTCTGCgctctcttcttttccctcttatCGTAGATGACGGCTGCTGTGAAAGATCCAGTAATGGAGAGGAATATCATCCAGTTGCGGGAAGGAACTCTGGGTCTGAAATTTTCGCCGAATCCCAAGTATTTCCACATAGGATTGGGTGGTTTTTGCTTCGCCGCAGCTTTTGCATCGACTTTAacttctgcatttgtagcAGAAGCTGGCTTCTAAGATCTTGTTAGTTTAAGCTCTCCATGTAAATCTTCATGGAGGGAACTTACGTCTGCCTCGGGCACTTTCGAGTCTGACATTATGGTGAAATGAGTGTATATCTCTTCCAACCGTGAGACTGAAAATCCAAGTGCTCCCGTGTGTTTTGAGCAATTGCTCTTGGATATATCACTGCTGGACCAATATTTCTTTGCTTGGGTTTGAATCTTTTTCAGAAGCCGGACCAATATTTCGCCGAGCACACGTGATGAGAGCCCAGCTCTTATCGATAAGACTCTCAGACCCAGAGTAATGGGATGGTCTTGGCATTCTGGAGATCCGAGTTCGCAAGGCCGGATGAAGAACGAGCTGCATTTTCCGTCCACCGTGGCCCATCGTAACCTTGCCAGTGGACGTGATTCAACATAACAATCATGTAACCGTACTCCTCCGTAGCGATCTAGGTGCTAGGTAGAGGCAGGTATGAAGATGACTTGCGGTCCTTAGATGCTACGATTCGCCCACCACCATATGGTTTGTTGTGATCATACCATGATTGTACACTTTAGTCTTTGCAATGTGATTCATATTGGCGCCGGGCAAAGGGGGCAAGGCCATTCCCGCTCCCAGTCGGTGCTATCAGCATCAAAAGGGTAGGTTGGGTAACGGATCTTTTAGTCTTCACCGGGTTACCGCTATCATCGGGGAGGCCCATGAACCTTAATGCTACAACACCATTGGGACTGATGAGATCGATGAGATTGACAAGCGCGGGCAAGTGGTGTACAGTCAAGTGAGGCAAAGTCAAGCAGAGTCAAGTCAAGCTACCTTGTAACCAAAGCCAACTTTTCAATAAGCCACCAAAGTTTCTTACTACATGTGTTTCTTGTGGGgaggaaaggggggggggggatccAATTCTACCGCTTCGTAATAAGTTGTCGCACGTATTGCACCTAACAGTAGTGCAAAGCAAGTATTAATCATGCTCAGACTCAGACAATCCAAAAGGCGTAGCAAACTAATGAAAAGTAAGCTGCCACCCTACATGAGAGATACCTACGCAAAGAATGGGTGGTGGAGAGTGTTGGACCGGCTTTTCTGCTGGTGACATTGCACATTGCACATTACATTTCCCATGCTCCCCATCTCCCTTGTCCTTCTTCTGTCTTATGCGGCCACCACATGCAGCTTTTcaagggaaggaagagagtGTGTGTTATGCCGAGATATGCGGAGACCAAATGGTGAAGCCAGTTGTCAACAACATAATATAATAGCAAACAGTAATAATAACAATGGAACAGTACGACGGAACAGAGTGGAATACGACGGAATATTGGGCATTGAAAGGGGgacaagaagagaagggaagggaagggaagggggaggggggttttcatctgatttttctttcccatcACTTCATTCGATTTCTGCTTTCGAGTCTCCTCATAAGCACAAGCACGCAAGGTCAGATTCAGTACGGGGGACAAGAAAGACATCAGACGAAGAAGGAAGGCCACACCACACAGAGGACCGGTACGTACTATGTGAttcaaggaaaggaaatctGGAACAAGTGAAGAATCAATAACCTTGGACCTGCTGTCTGTGTCTGTGTCTGTGTTGATCTCTTATCGAACCTTCTATTTTTAAAGCTAGAATCCCAGAGATCCCCTTAACATCTTGCATTAAGCTATTCCGGGAAAAGCTTATCGGCACGTGATATCAAAGTGACTGAAAGCGTCGTGTTGTTGCAGGCTGgcattgaaagaaagaagggagaaaatCCACCGTTGCCCGGAAGGGGCCAAGCAGCAGAGTCtttgttgtttgttgtttgttgtCGAAGAAGTGGCAAAGGCTCTCTCGCGGTGCTTCCTTCCACCACCTCCCTCCGTGTCCATCCTCGTGATTTCACCGCACCATAAAGAGGATAGCATCGGAAAATCGGTAGGAGAGGAGAacagagccagagccagagccacACACATCAATTTCCAGACGGCAAGAGCGAGAGCGACGAAACTCAACTCCACTTGCATTTTTACTTTTGGGCTgtgggctgggctgggctgggatAATCGTACCTGGGTAGTACcgtttttttgattttctgcCTAGGATACACGGAGGATAGGATAAGAGCTCCAAGGGCGAATCGCTGTGAGCTATGAGCTATGAGCTATTGGCTATTGCATGGAGCATCCTACGGGAGAAAACGAGGGAAGTAAGTTCAGGCAAGGGAGAGAAACAGGAGAGagtgattgatgatgtaaCATACGAGGGAGAGTAAGAGTAAGAGTAAGAGTAAGAGtaagagggagaggaagaggaagaatgatgatgatgatttctatttctctctctctctgtctctgtacatacagatacagatacagatacagatacagatacagatacaaatacaaatacaaatacaaatacaaatacaaatacaaataaagAAGCTGCCCTGACCAAAATGTAACGTGTGCAGATACCCAGGATGTAATAAGTAGGATACATAGGTAGACAAAGCACCTGGGTACGCCGTCGATCGATATAAAAGTTGTGGTCACTCACATCGTTATCACGTCTTTCAGCGATACGGTGTATTGTATATCCTCATCGAATCGTGATTGATTGTTACCGACGTGAGCATGTGTGTATTAGTTTTGAACTTCAATTCACATGTGTCCGTGATGATGGGTTGACGACGTTGAGGGGAAgctctcctttctttcattgttcgtcactcactcactcatgGCTTCACTCATACATACTACGGATCACATATCTACATACAAATATTCACATCTAGTAATGATACCGACATGCtcctacatacatacacgcacacacgcacacacactcacacacacacacacactcacacacacatacacacactcACGCACGCTCACGCTCTGTGCCTAGTCCTCCCGTGGTAGCAGTTGTGACTTAACTTGGAAAAGGGTGGAAAGGGCCAAAGAATCACTAGGAAGACATGGACATGACATGCTCGAAAATGCTAGGAATGCATGGAAACGGACGTCGAGCCAATGACACGCGCGGAAAACACGATCAAGCGaattaatcaaatcatacgctcatccatccacggctcttgcttttttttccccTACAGTTTGAAATGCCCGCAAAAATTGGATCACCCACCTAAATTCCTCTCCTACTTCTTTTCCTCACCAAATCTCTACCTGCGAACTCTGTACACGCAAAATCACACACAACAACTTCTCTGGTAAGCAAAAGAcaattctcctcctcctgcTCTGGCGGTATCTTCATATCAATTTCCCTGCTCTTGAGTCGCAGCATTCTGCTCCTCGTGAGAACGCGATTTTATTTACACAAAAAAGTCGACGTTTCAATCGCCCTTCGATCTATTGGTACTTCTTTTCACGCTCGCCATCCTCCAATACAATTGCTTCTCTTTTCAACTTCATCGGCGCGTCGTCTCTGCGTCGCGATATCGTTGCGTCCCCTCGCCCTCTCACACTTACGTACCCGACGAACAATTCCGCTGATTCAATTTCATCGCGTTTTAGATCCACCACGCCAGTTAATAACTGTCGTCACTTTATAAATCCATTTAGATGTGAGTTTTccctttcatttcaatccaTCACCACTTGCAAATTCCACGCCGTACGGAAGTTGTGAGCTTTGCGACTGCATTCACCTGGCACTTTATTCACACCTCGATCCCCAAATACTACAACACCCTCACAACGCGCTGTCACCACCAAATCGTCAACCGCTTGCTCGTGCATTTTTGACCACTTTGGcctcaaccacaaccacctTCCATACTCATCGTCGCAAATTTATTACGGTCGCATAAACATTTCCATCAATCGTGCTGACTTTAATTCTTCCCAATTAGACCCATTTCACTTAATTCAACATGCCAAAGGAAAAGGCTCCCAAGCGTGCTGCCAAGAAGactgagaagaagaagaagggtatGTTGACTCCTGCTCGTGAGCTTCCACTTACGGACCCTCATGTACTGACTCGTTCTTGTATAGACCCCAACGCACCAAAGCGTGGACTTTCTGCATACATGTTCTTCGCCAACGAACAACGTGATAACGTTCGTGAGGAGAACCCCGGAATCTCTTTCGGTACGTTCCCATTCCTGCATCACACTTGCCATGGCATCACTGACATAGCAACCTTATAGGCCAAGTCGGAAAGGTTCTCGGTGAACGCTGGAAGGCCTTGAACGAGAAGCAAAGAGGTCCTTACGAGGAGTCTGCTGCCAAGGACAAGAAACGTTACGAAGAGGAGAAGGCCAATTACAACGTAAGTCTTACAGTGCGTATCAATGCTATCAAGCAGCAAATTCTATGGGAAAGGAACATTGAGCTAAACAATACACGTTACAGGCCGATGCCGAGGAGGAAGAGTCTTCTTAGAGATTTCTTTTAATCACTCAAACTTTCAATCACTTCATCTCGACAAATGATAGTCTTGATAGCTACCTATCCGACCATCACTATCAAAGATGACATAATCATACAAGTTGGGAGGTTCTCCGGGGTTATCTTTTCTGCTTTTCATTTGGGCTGGGGTGTTATGTTTTGACAGGGGAATGGGATGATCAACTTGTGCACATGTTGCCGTTTTCCTTTTCATATCGGATGATGATCTTACGGTATCGTTTTTTGCTATCGACGGATTTTTTatggtctggtctggtctggtctaGGTCAAAGTCTAGGTCTGTCTAGATAGGTCTAGGACAAGAGATAAGATCATGGTAAATTTCTACAACCAATTGCGTGTAACAATGATATCGTTTGTATTCTAAATCTTCTCATTTGATCAGGCTGTGATTTTaagtgtgatgtgatgaaatGTGATGTTGAGTTAAAAATGAGATGCGAATAATGTATTGTGATGGTTTGCaaacaatcttcttttttacaATGCACGGTGGAACGTGATGAGACTCAATACTCGATCGATCCATGGGCGCACTCGCAATCGGATTTGCAAAACGAAATGAAACGGGCGAAACGGGAAGGCGAGATTCGAGACTCGAAGGATCTGAGACATTTTGCCTTACAGCCTTGTCAGCTGAAGTGAGGTGGGTGTAGAGAGAGATGGTAAGAAGTTGTATTTGtgcatttttcttctcgtttcttttcttttcgggGCGGGGACGGAAGGGGgagtttctttctttctttgaggTATTGATAGAATGTTGATAGAGTATTCATAGAGTGTTGAAGGGGCGTTTATGGGaattgggttggattgaGGGGAATGAAGTGGATTGAAGAGAGGGGagtggaatgggatggatggagatggagatggagatggagatggagatggagatggagatggagatggagatggagatggagatggagatggagatggagctGGATAGAGAAGATTAGATCTTTTCTTGGAGGTAGATTTGAGGAGAGGGGATTTGTGGGAGGGGGCtgaggagattgagagggagatggatattatatatatatatatatatatatatatatatctttctatctaggtaggtaggtaggtaggtaggcaggcAGGCAAGGGTAAGATTGTGTATGAATCTCTGGGGacttgaagagattgagattgagattgagattgagattgagagggagactgagattgagattgagattgagactggctgattgattgattgattgattgattgattagtATTAAGGGTATAAGAGCGGCGAGGATGAGGGTGCGGTTTTTGAGGTTTGTGCTGGAAATGcagagaggaggggaaatCAAAAGGATACAGTAGATGAGCATTGAGAAATCATGGgggaggatgggatgggatgcgATGCATCTTTGGATTGTGTCTGAGTGAGTGCTCGATGATACGTGGTATATATACTCGTGAGAacgagatgagaatgagagatgggatgagatggtttGAGATGGTTTGAGATGGTATGCTAGTGCTGCCTGTGATGGATAGAGATGGTGTGTGTATCTATGGTCTGGAGGTTTTGGGGTTTTTGagttgttttttgtttttgtttttgtttttatttttgtttgatgttggtgttggtgttggtgttgtgtTGATGGTTGGTAGTAAATTTGAGCGGAAGTGATGGGATTTGCTGGTTGcatgatttgatgatatgataacATGAAGATTTATCGTCGCGAGTGAGTGGCactggattggattggaataAGTATCTCTAGCTGTCCTTCCTCGATCATTATTCGGTCGGCGTGGAGCACGGAAGAGAGTTTCTTGTTAAGTTAAGTTCTGTCATCTTGTACGCGTATGTTGGTGGATTGATTGGGATtgattgggatggatggtatgtatgtatatgtaccTAGGCATGCGTTTGTCTCtatttgatgttgaaggCGGATACGGTTGTTACTTAAGTGAGTTgcaattgatttgattttcatgAGTCGAGTCGAGTCTGGTCTAGAAAGGACTCTCATATTGTTaagtttttttaattttttgttttgttttttgaaatctccATGGTTTCATCACTGCATAGGATACACACTATCGAAACAAATCATCGAGGAAGGTTTCCCGACGGACATCGTTGGCGTGGGATAAATGTTGCATGGAACACTGCATGATTGATATCTATGGGAACGTTTGCGGGATGCGGATTCGATTCGGGTACCTGAGTACattgttctctttcttctgtcTGAGTGGAGAGATAGGATGGATGGTAGACTTGATTGATCTCTTAGAGGAGCCCACACAGAGGGattttttttccatttcgAGAACAAGAAGGGAAGTTTAATTCTGcgattgttgattgattgattgatcgattggAATCCTCAAGTAACGTTAATATCAAGAATCCATGTGTGAAGCCGATGAGTATCGGATGTGGTCTCGGCCTCGGTTTGACAATAAGAACACCATTCCGTGTCATCAGCCGTAACCACAAAGTCAGCCTTGTGCGATTCGCTCGTCGTGATTATTCTACCACTTGGGCAGAAAAATGTTGTCGAGGCTTTGTGCCACTTCTTCTATCGTGGCATTACAATTGCACAAGTGGCGATTGACAATCATTCATCGATAGGCATTTATCCACAAATATATCCCGTTGATGAATACATGTTGATTTGGTCAATGCAACTCAACTCAATCGCTTCGAGTTTGGAGAAATCTGGTTCGTTCGGACGGAGAGTTCATGCATGATTATGCTTTGACCATTATCacacatacctacatatACACAAACACATACAACAACCCGAAGAGATTGGAAGCTTTAAGTATGTTTTACTGGCTAGAATTGATCATGCAAGAAAAGATAATTATTCCTTGGTAACTGTACGCGTCTGCAGTATGTGAACGGAGAATCGCCAATGAATCAATGCACAGAATCGGCTTGATGGAAGATTAGAAGAGGGGAAATTTCATGACACGATAGTTCACTTATTCCAATGGGTTTTGACACGTCAGTCGTCGTGCTTCTGAGGTTGTAGATTCGCCCACCTGCGAGTTATGCTATTTGTCTATTCATCTGCAGAGCGGCGGGTGGTTGGTTTTTCGAGTTGTTCGGGATTTTTGAGGGGAGGGGATAGGTGCTTTTATTGTTCTGTCGGTCTGTGTAGGTAGGGTTGGTATGtacatatatgtatgcatgtgtgtatggatgtatgaaTTGGTTCGATGTTATTCGAGAACCATACTCcactttttcttctttttcgaaGCTTCAGTTCtgcttcttcaattgatatgatatgatatgacatatttatttcatttcacttcATTTTGAGTCGAGATTCATTCGAATCCCAGTTCACACTTGACAACATATAATGAACTTCTGAACTTACTACATGGAATAATAACTCATTGATCGAGTACACATCTCCACTCCCCaatttcaacatctccatcaatcGCATCACCACAACTTAATGTCGTTCCAGCCCCATACCTCAGCAATCGAAGCATGGAGGAGCTATCCGGATGTTGGCGCGAAGCCGCCCGCGCCGACGCCGTCGCCATCGAACTCCTCAAAATCCGCACCCATCTAACCTCCTCACCCACCCCCCTtatttcctcctcctctccccatccacactccccctccctctcccacccCGATCCCCCCAGCATCCCAGACCACGAAATCATCACGGCCATCCTCCGCCACGTCGAGCAATCATCGCGTCTCCTGCGCGACCTGCACGATCTCTTCCCGATCTACAGATTGCGCGTTCCCGTCGTCGTGTATTATTTGACCGTCATTCTACCGTGTTTGCAAAAAACGCTGAGGGATATGCTGGCGTTTCTGCTTTGTGACGATTGGTCCATTCGGATGAAGTGGATGTTGATGCATGAACGCTTGAATGAACAGGGGGGTATGTCGTTGGCTTTACGGTTTGTTATGTATGTGGATTTTCTGGTGCAGTGTGTGAGATTGTTGAGTAGGTGAGTGAaggagtttttttttttttttttttttttttttttggtctcGTCCCAGGCGGGAAGCGAAACGGAACGAGAAGCTTGGAGGGGTGAGAGTACTAGTCCTGGTTTTAGTTCTAGCTCTAGATCGGTGGGGTGGTGGgattggtggatggtgggaGAGCTGAGATAGGAAAGAAAtcgattggatggatggatggatggatggtggtaACGACAGTCAGCATACAGATCTCCCACTTACGATCCCACGACGCTGGAATTGCTGCGCTTGAGAATCTTAAGGCTGAGGGCTCTGAGAGGGATTCCTGGTATGTTTTCTCGAGACATCTTTCGATTTATCTTTTCTGCTTAttgcatcgcatcgcatcgccTCGCCTCGCATCGCATCGCTCTGAGATCAgtaatattcttttctttctttctcataATGTCTAGGTGAAATGGTGATTGTGTATCAATCGATTAACCCCCAAATCTGTGATGCTAGCACCTCCCATCCCCGTACAGCCGCATCTTGCTCCTGCACAGCCAAATCTTATGGATATTGAGGTATGTAAGCGAATTTCTTGGTATGTTGGGTTGGACTTTGGAGTTTTCTGCTGGGAATCTTGTGTCTGGCGAAGggatgagaggagaagagaagagaagagaagcgAAGTGTTAGGAGagggaaatgggaagaaagaatgtaAGGAGGTGGCGTGTTAATGACGTTGATGTTTAGAGACGTCACTGGGCGGAAAAAATCTTTGATGATCATGCGCAACCGCTTTCGCAAACACTTTTGAAACATAGACGAGAGTAtgttgatttcttcttcttcttcttctttttttcttctctcgttTGGCTTGGTGATTTTCTGGTTGcatggagggagggatgttGGACATGTGATGTGGTGTCAAGTATGATATTGTGTAAGCGTGGAGGGGGGTGTTCATAGAAATCACAATGGTTGACTGATGGGACGGATATAGATCGAGATGTTGGGGTCCATCGATGAATCTTATGAAATTGGGTATCCCTCCGcaatcaaaagttttgttTAAATTGTAAGTCTTAcgttttctcttctctctgaTCTTCCAGCTCCAACATTCCTTTAACTCCCTTCGTCAGTTCAATCCACACTAACAATCCAGACCCTTTGACAAAAACCACCTTTCCGTAACCCTCTATCTAGACGATACAGCACTTCATCAATCCCCCCATTTACTCTGTCGCTGGATGGACAAACAAAATAATCCTCATTATTCTTCCTTTGGCGTTCATGAGCTATGTATCCGCGGATATGGAAGTGCGTTGTGTTTCAAGAGGTGGAGTGAGTATAAGGAACATCCGACTGTTTGGATGGCTCTATTTTTCAAGTGAGTGATGATTTCTCAGCTGAAGTTTGGACAGAGAAGCGATGATGAAGGGAAACTCAGGGAGACAAGAATTAGAGAGGATATACTGactgttttcttttgaaaggACTTGGCAAAGTTAGTACTCTCCCGTAGTCCTATTATCCGCTTGCATCGAGGGTATAAACATAAAATACGACGCCTCGGGAATTAACCATGTAATATCATAGGATTGGTGCTCTTCCACTGCTCATTCGTGGCACTCAAAGCGCGTTCTCAACTCACAAATCTGATACCGAGAGATGATTACATCATTGCTGGGGAAGTAAAGATTTTTCAAGGGTAGGTGATTATTTTTACTCCAGCGAGGTAGAGTCAGGGGAACTGGATTGAGAATACGAGTTAGCGGGTAGCAACGAGACTTCTCACTAACAAGATTATGGTAATAGTCAAATCGTAGACGATGGATTCCACCACTCTCTCTTCGTCTACGAAAATCAACAAACCCATACCCTCCGACTGCACGCCGCAGTTGCAaatggagaattgagaaaatgTCCTATCTGGACTGCTTTTAGTATGaattccctttcccctcttcAATCCTTCCTCACTCACTTTTCCCACCTCTTGATTTCCCTGCATCTTGTATATTTTACTCAATCTTAACTTTATACACCCCCCTCCAAATCCTCGCTAAAATTCCGCAGTAACAGATTTTCAAGTCTCTTCTGATACCTGGCTGGCCCGACATTCGCGTCATCGCGTTTGGATCCAAGATTTGCATCTCTATGTTTTTTGTGATGAGTATTCGAGACGTGCGCAGGTGAGGAAACATGGAGAGTTTGAATTGTATTTTGTGCATGGAGCTGGTATGTTTAaggttttttctttctttgagaTTTGGTGTTTTGTGTAGACCTGTGATTTTGGCAATGAGATTCAATTAATTGGGGCTTTCGGcagatgaaggaaaaaggaaggaagaaggagaaatggagaagcaaggagaaagagagaatcAAGACTAACATATCGAATAGCAGCAGATGCATTCATACGAATATTCTACCCCCTAGATTCAGACTCGGAATCCGAGCGCGCGATTGAAGATTTGTCGAGGCCTGCATCGGCTGGACTTCAATAGGTACTCATCTAGTATATGGGGTAATCCAACAACCAAACCCGCTTTTGATCTTGGTCTTGTGACGAAACGGAATGGAGCGAAAATTTCCGGACCTTTagtacataattttgagggGTATCCAGCTTGAATCCCACTGGGCTCTTAATCTCGCTACGAGATTCCCACCACTCTCGATTTCTCGATTTTTTTTGCCTTGCTCTCCCTTGAAATGGTGGATTATGAATATGATGGATATTGTAATGCTATACGTTTCCCCCCATCTTTTTCCAGAATTCAATGTTTAGTATCCATAAATCATGCTGAACTCTCGATATTCTCTCTGTTAGTTGCTATATCTGTAGCTTTGCTTCTTGAGAAGGCTTCCTTGATATATTCCttgttttgttattttcgtctctctctctctctcgcttcCTTGGAAAAATATTGTTTATCCCGAGGATTG
The sequence above is drawn from the Botrytis cinerea B05.10 chromosome 11, complete sequence genome and encodes:
- the Bctim54 gene encoding Bctim54, with the translated sequence MSDSKVPEADKPASATNAEVKVDAKAAAKQKPPNPMWKYLGFGENFRPRVPSRNWMIFLSITGSFTAAVIYDKREKKRAQRKWCKLVEHIAKEPLGDSRTMPRKLTVFLEGPPTDGLRIAQDHFKEYVKPILVASGLDWEFIQGRKEGDIRAELAEKIRNARLPFEESKEGQDPILSTRKNAGIKEFDGPRGDIVLGRHTWKEYIRGVHEGWLGPLTEPPTPVAESPEVAETPAPTSDAETPVDSLLGKTIHTSANSDPSKSEDSSSSTTPSPEEKPAEEKKEKPSHLPPFISTSDYASATLPSSCPAELDPSAAISFPHILGFLNTPTRLRRFLNRRYLADQIGRDTAAIILATYRPYHDSNSSSESTESESPESEQATLLKEEEKEWHKSIRTRTPTEPERTWLEPIVLDQRIASRMRKAELTAEEEEKAKKIVVSEEEVEGWIKGGLRSLGRSGMTWFAGDKEKKPWEQGNEGEENE